The DNA region TAGCAACAAGATATCATCCCGTTCCTTGCGCTGGTCAGCAACGTAGCCCGCCACATAGGGCAAGCCGCCAATACCGGCCGGACCGGGCTTAACATTATCGTGTATATCGCTTGTATATAGAATGAGTACGGAACTCGTATCGGCGTAACCGCTCAGTGCCGTAAAAAGGCACAACACAAGACAAAAACTAATCTTCTTAAACATGTACATTCTCCCACCAATATCCTAATCGAAGTGTTTTACTTATTGCTCTATTAAATCATCGGGATCTACAGGCTCACTTTGTGCCAAATCGGGGGGCAGATCGTCGGCCGGCCAACTTTCCATCGCCAACGTAGCAACAGGATGAAAGGGGCAAGGAAACTGCGCCTTACCGGCGCTGCGGTCAATCAGAACTGATACACCGATTACTTCAGCGCCCCGTTCGATCAGATGATTGATAGACTTTAAAACGGAGCCGCCCGTCGTAATGACATCCTCCACCACCAACACGCGTTCGCCCGCTTTCAAACGGAAGCCTCGCTTCAATGCCATGCCTCCGCCATCGGCCTTTTCGGTATAGGCGGCGCGGCATCCCAACTGCCGTGCTGTTTCATAGGCTAAAATTATCCCGCCCGTGGCAGGGCCAATAACAAGATCAATGGCTGACGCTTCAAAGGGCGCTGCCAAAGCACGGCCCAGCGCTTCGCCATTTCCCGGATATTGCAGAACCCGCGCCGCCTGCAGAAATTGGCGGCCATGACGGCCGCTTGTATAAAGGAAATGTCCTTCCAACAAAGCGCCCGTATCGCGAAACAACTGTATTACCTGCTCTGCCTTCATAGATGTAACTCCTCCAAAATTTGTGCAGCAGCTTCTGATGGATTGGGGTGCTTCAAGATGGGACGACCCACTACAACCATGGACGCGCCCGCTAAGGCGGCCTCCCGGGGGGTCATGACGCGCGCTTGATCATCCTTGGACGCCCACGTTGGGCGTACACCGGGTGTGACAATCAGCGGATCTTTTCCCAAGGCTTCCCGTAAAATTTCTATTTCTAAGGGGGAACATACGATACCGTGAGCACCTGCATCAATAGCCTGGAGGGCTAGACGACGGACAGCATCTCGAACCTTCTCTCGTATTCCCACTTCTTCATGAAGCACCACCTCGCTGATGCTGGTCAGCACCGTAACCGCCAAAATGCGTGTGTCACTGCCTTCCACAGCCGCTCGTGCCGCTTCGATCATGGCACGTCCGCCGCCGGCATGAAGTGTCATGAGCCCGGCGCCGAGATCGGCGGCAGCGCGAGACGCAGCGCCCACCGTGTTCGGGATATCATGATATTTAAGGTCAAGAAAAACTTTTTTACCACAAGCCTGCACCTCGCGGACGATATCAGGACCGCAGCGCGTAAACAATTGGGCGCCGATCTTAAACCATTCACAGGCGCCACATGCGTGAACCGCTTCCAAAGCGGCTTCACGGGTATCCATATCTAAAACAACAATTAATTCTGTTGACATAAGCTTCTTTCTTTAGCTGCAATTAATAAGCAGCATTTCGCCCTGTTTCCAATGCTTGGAAGGGCGTACAAAGCATTTCGCCTGCCTCTCCTGTGCGCTGCGTCAAGATAACAATTTGGCGATTCGCAACATGAAATCACCAACACGCCCCCCGTATTCGGGAGAACCGTCATTGACAAGCAATCCCTGCGCAATCGCTGTGACAGTATCTACCGAATTGGACAAGACCGGCAGCGCATTATCGACACTGGAGAAGCGCATATGGACAAAAGGCTGCCGCCGTGTGTAAACGCCACGGCCTGCTTTGGTATTGCCCGCCTTCACTTTCAAATAACAGGCAATGTCTGAGCCTTCAACGCTCCATTGGTAAATACGTTCCGGTTGTTTCGACGTCCACGCTTTCATGTCCGGATCGCCCGCTTTGTTCATACGGCTCAAGGCGGTTGAAACCATGTACAACGACATCTTCACTTTCAGATACGCTTTTTCCGGCGTTTTCGGTTGGGCGTTGGGCATTAAAATTTTCATTGCCAACAAGACCTTAAAGGTTTTCAGCAACAATCCGAAACGGCTGGGAATTGCCTTGAACAGCGGACCTAAGCGCGGCAAAACAGGTTTTCCACGAAACATATCGTTCATTGATTTAAGGCTTGGAAAATCGAAAAGGAGATCCGCTTTGCCTTCGAAGATGCCTTGTTCTACGCAAAAGTCGCCCTTGTCGAAAACAAGGTAAGCGCCTACAGGCGCGTCCGTGTCTTGCGCACGAAATTGAACAATTCCGCTCAGCCCTTCAAAAGATTTTTTGAAGGCAGGATCGTCTTCGAGCAGCACTTTAATGACGGGCAACACGGCATGCAATACGATTTTTCCAGCCAATTGTTCGTCGGAGAACGTCATAGATTACACCTCATCTTCCCAGTCTTCCGTCTCTTCAAACTCTCGATTCAACAATTCGCGAACCTTCTCTACGATGCCCTCTGTATCAATTTTGAAGTTGTGCATGAGGTCTTCCGGATGTCCATGAGGCGTGAAGGTGTCGGGGATACCCAGTTTTGTGAAGGCACAGGCTTTTCCGCTGCCGGCGATCACATCGGCCACTGCACTTCCCAATCCGTTGATAATAGAGTGATCTTCAACGGTGATCAAGCGCCGTGTATCAACAAGGGCTTTTAAAATGCTCTCTTCGTCCAAAGGTTTCAGTGTGTGCATATTGAGCACCCGCGCACTGATATCACTTTCTTCCTTAAGTATGTCCGCTGCTTGCACTGCATGCCAAACGGTGTTGCCTGTGGCAATAATACATAAATCGGAACCGGAACGCATTTCAATGGCTTTGCCGATCTCAAATTCATAGTCTTCCGATTCATAAACGGCAGGCTCGAAACAGCGTCCAATACGAATGTAGACCGGCCCATCAATATCCATGCTCCGCTTCACGGCTTGCGCAGTCTCTATGGCGTCAGCCGGTACGATGACGGTCAGATTGGGCAAGGCGCGCACGATGGCGAAATCTTCAAGAGCGTGATGCGTACTTCCTGCAGAACCGAAGGAAATGCCGCCATGGGTTGCGATCACTTTCACATTCAGATTTTGGTAGCAAACATCAGTGCGCAGGAATTCACAAGCGCGCATAGACGCAAAAGCGGAGAAGGTAGAAACGAAAGGAATGAGCCCTGCCCTGGCAAGCCCTGCACTCACACCAAACATGTTTTGCTCGGCGATGCCGAAATTAAAAAAGCGATCGGGATAGGCGTCGCCGAAAGTTCCGATCTTGGTCGATTTCGCCAAATCCGCGGAAAGGCCCACAATTTCAGGATGAAGGGCGCCTAAATCTTTCAAGACGATGCCATAAATTTCCCGCTGAGAAAGGGTATTGGCATCATAAATGGTCCAACTAAAGGTACTGTCTGTTTTTGACATGATGCTTATTCTCCTATGGATCGTTTGGCTGCTTCCACTTGTTCCGTACTCAGCCCGCCATAGTGCCAGCCCGGATTGCCTTCCATATAATCAACGCCTTTGCCTTTGACCGTATCGCAAAGAATCATGAAGGGTTTCCCTTTATGCTGCAAAGCTTGTTCGATGGCGTCGGCAAGTTGAACCAAATCATGACCATCCACTTCCACGGTTTCAAAACCGAAAGCGCGCCACTTGTCCGCTAAGGGTTCAAGACTCATAACCTCTTCGGTGGGGCCGTCAATCATCATGTGGTTGCGATCTAAAAATACAATCAAATTATCTAGTTTATAGTGGGCTGCCGACATCGCCGCTTCCCAAATAGACCCTTCGTTGCTCTCTCCGTCGCCCACCAAGCAATAGACGCGCCAGTCTTTTTTCAGAACCCGAGCGCCCAAAGCCATTCCCACGGCTTGCGACAACCCATGACCCATGGAACCCGTGGATGCCTCACATCCCAACACCTTATGGGCGTCCAAGTGCATGCCCAACATGGAATCGGTTTCATTGAATTCGCGCAGTTCCTTGCGGTCAAAATAGCCTCGTTGCGCCAAGACCACGGCATGACCCACGCCGCCGTGTCCTTTGCTCAAAACGAAACGGTCCCGCTCTTCCCAGTCCGGCCGAGACGGATCAATATTCATATACTTCCAATACAACACGGTCAGTATATCCACCATACTGAGCGAACCGCCAACGTGCGCGCCTCCGGACCAGCCTGTGACATCCACAATCTCCCGGCGTATTAATTTCGCGCGCTCCTGCAGCACTTCCAATTCTTGACTTGTCAATGTCATAAAGGACACCCTCTTCTTTAACGTTGTTATCCTGCCTTACTTTTCAAGTGGCTTCCGATCGGGCACACACGATACCCGACACACGCTCAGGGTATAAAACCCTCATCCCACACCAAACAATACACATCAGCCTTATGTAAAGGCAAATTTCCCTTGATCCTGATTGGTATTTTTCGGATAGGTAAAACTCAGGCGCTTTCTGTATTCTTTTTGAGTGCCGTGAAAGCGGCGTCACAGATTTCCAAGGTACGCCGAATATCCTCTTCCGTGTGGGCGGCTGACACGAACCAATTATGATGAGAGGTAAAGAATGCGCCGCGGCGCGTACATTCACCGCACCATTGCTGATGGAGCATCAAACTATCATCATCGGTTAAGCGCAAATAGGGCATGGATGGTTCACCGGAAACTTTCATGGTAAAGCCATGTGCTGCGGCGCTGTCCACAATACCATCTGTCAATTGTTTGCCCAGCCCCAAGATCAGTTCCGGTCCATTGATCCGCTTCAATTCTGTGAGACAGGCTATGGCGGCAGCAAAAGACGCGGCACAGAACCAAAAGCTGCCCGTCTGAAAAACCCGCGATGCATCAACGCGCAAGGCTTCCACACCGACAAGTGCAGACAAGGCATAGCCATTGGCAATAGCTTTCGAAAAGGCGATTAAATCGGGCTTAAACCCATAATGTTCACAGGAACCGCCCATATGCAGCCTGAATCCTGCGCGCACATCATCCACAATGATGACGCTGCCATTCTTGCGCAGCAGCGCTGTCGCCTGTTCCCAATAGCCCGGCGCCGG from Candidatus Hydrogenedentota bacterium includes:
- a CDS encoding orotate phosphoribosyltransferase, which encodes MKAEQVIQLFRDTGALLEGHFLYTSGRHGRQFLQAARVLQYPGNGEALGRALAAPFEASAIDLVIGPATGGIILAYETARQLGCRAAYTEKADGGGMALKRGFRLKAGERVLVVEDVITTGGSVLKSINHLIERGAEVIGVSVLIDRSAGKAQFPCPFHPVATLAMESWPADDLPPDLAQSEPVDPDDLIEQ
- the pyrF gene encoding orotidine-5'-phosphate decarboxylase, which codes for MSTELIVVLDMDTREAALEAVHACGACEWFKIGAQLFTRCGPDIVREVQACGKKVFLDLKYHDIPNTVGAASRAAADLGAGLMTLHAGGGRAMIEAARAAVEGSDTRILAVTVLTSISEVVLHEEVGIREKVRDAVRRLALQAIDAGAHGIVCSPLEIEILREALGKDPLIVTPGVRPTWASKDDQARVMTPREAALAGASMVVVGRPILKHPNPSEAAAQILEELHL
- a CDS encoding transketolase family protein, which encodes MSKTDSTFSWTIYDANTLSQREIYGIVLKDLGALHPEIVGLSADLAKSTKIGTFGDAYPDRFFNFGIAEQNMFGVSAGLARAGLIPFVSTFSAFASMRACEFLRTDVCYQNLNVKVIATHGGISFGSAGSTHHALEDFAIVRALPNLTVIVPADAIETAQAVKRSMDIDGPVYIRIGRCFEPAVYESEDYEFEIGKAIEMRSGSDLCIIATGNTVWHAVQAADILKEESDISARVLNMHTLKPLDEESILKALVDTRRLITVEDHSIINGLGSAVADVIAGSGKACAFTKLGIPDTFTPHGHPEDLMHNFKIDTEGIVEKVRELLNREFEETEDWEDEV
- a CDS encoding transketolase, producing MTLTSQELEVLQERAKLIRREIVDVTGWSGGAHVGGSLSMVDILTVLYWKYMNIDPSRPDWEERDRFVLSKGHGGVGHAVVLAQRGYFDRKELREFNETDSMLGMHLDAHKVLGCEASTGSMGHGLSQAVGMALGARVLKKDWRVYCLVGDGESNEGSIWEAAMSAAHYKLDNLIVFLDRNHMMIDGPTEEVMSLEPLADKWRAFGFETVEVDGHDLVQLADAIEQALQHKGKPFMILCDTVKGKGVDYMEGNPGWHYGGLSTEQVEAAKRSIGE